The DNA window TCCCGAAAATGCTGCTGGAGAAAATGCAGAGCCTGCTGAAGCCGTTCCGGCCGGTTCATTCTTCCGGCGGCTCGAACACAGTCAATCAGCTCCCGAACCGCTACGCTCAGCCAAAGACAAATTTCCTCCTGGCTTTGCAGAGCAATGACTTTGCTGATATAGGAAGCGTTCTTCTCCAGCAGCGTTTCCGGGTCAGCTCCGGCCTCCGTCGCCGCTCGGCTTAAAATCCCCAGCAGCTCCGTCAGACGAATCTTCAAAGTATTGACCTGCCCGGGATAATGGTACAGGATGTTTGCCAAAAGCGTATTCAGCAGGTCGTCGGCGGCGGATTTGTCGGCAAGTTGAACCTTGGCAATCAGCCGTTTTTCCAGTTCAAAAGGGTATCCACGCTCCAGGCCGGCTTGTTTGTGTTCCTGAATGAGTTCCCCGATGTGGGCCTGCTGAGCGGTCTGCCGCCGTCTCCATTCGATTACATGCGGGTCCAGTTTTGCCGTTTCATAGACCAGGATAAAAAGAAACTCGACCGCTTCATGGAGAAGCCGTCCGCTGGTAATCGGCAGAGAGCGGGCCTCTTCAAAGAGCCGTTCGGCAGGAAGGCGAAGTCCAGCCAGCCGTTTGAGCATATCCTGCCCGATGGTTTCATTGAACGGCTCGGAAAGGCATTTGCCCGTCAGCATCCCGCCCAATGGGGTTTCTCGATGCATAATCGGGATGCAGCTGAATAAAATGCCGGCATGGCACAGCGCTGTATAGGGTTGACCGGTTTCAAAGGCCATGTGCAGACTGCGCAGCCGCTCCTGCAGGCAGCGTTTCCGTGCCGCGGGATTTTTCCGGATAAAAGAGCAAAAAGTCGGCTCGCAGGAGTCCGAACACAATCCCCGGATTCGTCTGCCGTCTGTCCCGATTGTTTCGATGCCCAGACCGTAATGCCTCCGATACCGTTCGTGAATAGCATCAAAGACGTCCCGTCGAATGAAGGAAGATATTTTACAGACATTTTTTGTCTTGTTGTTGGACATAGCAAGATAATGTAATGAAGAATCTAATATCTATTTTTCAGGATTATATCTAATGTTCTTTGAATGAAAAACAGCAAAATAGTACAAATAATTAAGAAAATTAGCGAAGAAACATCTCTTCCGAACTGCTCCAATTAAAAGAACTTTTAAACCGAGAGCGACTGTCCGTTATTCTGGAGGTTCGATGACGACATCTGTTTTGTTGAAAGAGCCGCAGCGGGCACCTTCGGCGGAAGGAAAACTGCTCCAGCTTGTCCGGCAGGCCTACCGGCAGGGCAGGCGTCTGGCCGCTCCCCTGGTGGGCTTCCCGGCCTGCAGCTGGATGGGCGTGTCCATCAAAGTAGCCCAGCAGAATTACGGCATTCATTACAAATGCATTGCCGCCATGGTTGAAAAACTTCGTCCTGATGCCGCCTTTATGATGATGGACCTGTCCGTAGAGGCCAACGCCCTCGGCCTTCCGGTTCGGTTTCCCGTTCACGATTCGAGCACCGTCGAATATCATCCCGTTCGAACCCTCGAAGACCTCCGCCCCTTCCGTCCAATCAATATCCTGCAGGACTCCCGCATCTGTTCCTATATCAAAACCGTAGAGATGCTCCGTACAGGTCTGCCGGAGGAGGTTTTGGTCGGGGCTTATGTCATCGGCCCCTTTACGCTGTCGGGATTGCTGGCCGGGGCCGAACAGATTGCCGCCGATACCATTCTGGACCCGGAGAAAGTTGACGCCCTGTGCCGGTTTTCAACCGGTGTCATCCAGCCCTACGCCCGAGCGCTGGTTCATGCCGGGGCCGACCTCTTGTGCATCCTCGAACCGACAGCGGCGATTGTCGGCCCCGCGGAGTTCGAGCGGTTCAGTGCCGCTTATGTCCGGCAAATCATTGATTCGGTGCGTCATACCGGTGCAGACACGATTTATCATATCTGCGGCAATTCCATGCACCTGATTGAGGCCATGGCCCGTTCCGGCGTATCTGCCCTCAGTCTTGATTCCCCGCAAATCGGCGTCAATCTACCGCTGGCGGCCCAAAAAGCCGGCCCGGACGTGCTGGTCATCGGCAATATCAATCCGGTCGCCGTGATGCAGGATGGAACCCCGGACCAGGTGCGTACGGCTTGTCTGGAACTGCTCGAACAGATGCAGGATTATCCGAATTTTATTCTGAGTACCGGCTGCGATTTACCGCCGACGGTTTCCCTCGAAAACCTCCGGGCTTTTATGGAAACGGCACGCTCCTGGCGGCTCAATCCGTCAAAAAACACAAAATGATACGTTGAAAAGCAGACCTGCAGGAGATATAATACCTCCTTTACAGCGTTCTTTCAGGAGTCAGCTATGGCAGATTTGAAAGCATTGGCGCAGGCCGTCATTGACGGCAATCCGACCGAAGCGGTTCGTCTGACAAAACAAGCCCTCGAGGAGGGCCTTTCTCCGAAGACCATCCTGAATGAAGGACTGATTGCCGGAATGGATGTGGTCGGAGTCCGCTTCAAAGCCAACGAAATCTACATCCCCCAGGTGGTGATTGCCGGACGGGCGATGAAAATGGCGATGGAGCTGCTCGAGCCCAAACTGGCCGCCGCCGGCGTGGACCCTATCGGCAAGGCCGTGATCGGCACGGTACAGGGCGACCTGCATGACATCGGCAAGAATCTGGTAGCTATGATGCTCAAAGGCGCTGGGTTCAAGGTGGAGGACCTCGGTGTGGATGTGGACCCGGAAACCTTTGTCGAAAAGGCCAAAAGCACCAATGCCCAGATTGTCGGCCTCAGCGCCCTTTTAACCACAACAATGACCGCCATGGACAAAACCATTCAGGCCATTCGCGAGGCCGGTTTATCCTGCAAGGTGATGGTCGGCGGAGCACCGGTCACCCAAAACTTCGCTGACAAAATCGGCGCTGACGGCTATGCACCCGACGCCGCCTCCGCCGTCGATTTGGCCAAAAGCCTGCTTAATTAAGCAGACAGAGACTCATTTTTGACTGGACGAAGCCGCGGTGGGCGGTGATGTTCGGCCTGTCCGCAGAACCAAAAGCAGCAGGAGAATAGAGGGCAAAACGAGCACAACCAGCAGAAAACCTCCTGCTGCGGCAAAGAACCCCCACGGGACCTTTATGGAGTTGAGCGGCGGCAGAGCGGCTTGCAGATTCTGCCGGGTCTGTTCAATCACTTTTGTGCTCTGTTCGACGGCTTGCCGATTGGCTTGGATGGCCCGTGTGCTGTCTTCAATCGTCTTTTGATTGGCCAGGATGGCCTCATTGGCCGCGCGCAGGGCCTCAGCGCTTTGACGCAGGGCCCGGGTTATCTCCTCCATCGCCTCCGATGCTTCTCGAAGGGCCGATGTGGTTTCTTCAATGACCGCCCGATTCTTTTCCACCGCCTGGGTACTGGCCTGTACGGCTTGAATATTTTCCTGGACGGCTTGACTGTTCTCCAGGATGGCGGCCGAACTGTCGGCAATCTGCTGCCGCATATCTTTGACGAGCCCGCATCCGGCGGCACAAAAACAGAAACAGAAAAAACCGATACGAACAGAAGTCATAATTGCTCCTTTTTCTCTTTTTTGGATTCATCGTTATTATGCGACAAAACACATCGCTTTCAAGCAGAAAAAATTGAAAATTCTTCTTGCAAATCATTTGCAAAAAGGATATCTTTTTATTTAACTTTTGTCTGTTTCAGAAAGACTTTTCAAGGAGAACGTTCTATGAGGTACGAAAAGCTGCGTTTAATCGTCCGGGAACTCAGGGAGCATTCTCCTTTTACCATTTTTGGTGCCCTTACCGGGATTGTCTTTATGCTCCTGTTTCGCCGGTTTGGAGTGGAGGGCGGGCATGTCCTTTTCTCGATTTTTCATCCGCTGCATGTGTTCCTGAGTGCAATGGTCACGGCGGCCCTTTTCCAGCTGCATCGAAAAGCCAAAAATTTCCTTCTGATTCTGGCCATCGGCTATTTCGGGTCCATCGGAGTGGCCACCATCAGCGACAGTGTGATTCCGTTCTTCGGGGAAAGCATTCTCGGGGCTGCGGTCCCGACGGAAGCCGCTGTTCATGCACACGTTCACGAGGACGGTATTTGTTCAGGCGAGCACGACCATGACCACAAACCCCGGCTTCATCTGGGCTTTATCGAGGAGTGGTGGCTGGTCAATCCCGCCGCCATTCTGGGGATTGTGATTGCCTATTTTGTTCCCAAAACAAAATATCCGCATGCCCTTCATGTTCTGGTCAGCACCTGGGCCTCGTCCAGTCATATGCTGATGAATACACACGCCGACTGGAGTATCACGCTGCTGGTCGGAATGTTTCTGGCCCTCTTTATTGCCGTTTGGCTTCCCTGCTGCATCAGCGACATTGTCTTTCCGCTTTTGTTTGTTCGTGCAGATGGGGCTCATATTGGTCATCAGTGTATTCTTTGCGGCCGCAAAGAAAATCCGACTCCCTCTGATTCGTCCCCGCAGAGCCATTTATGATGGGAGAACACCTCCAAAAAGCTGCACAACTGCTGGAGGAAAGCGGGCTGCGGAAGACCCGGCCGCGTCTGGAGATTCTCTGTGTTCTGTTGGAAGCGGACAGTCCGCTGACCGGTGAGCAGATTTTTGAGCGGCTGTCGACGGCATCTGTGGATAAGGCCACGGTCTATCGGACTTTGCTGCTTTTGCTTGAGCACGATATTGTTCACAATGCCTATTTGCGTGACCGCATCCGGCATTTTGAACTCGCCCATCACTGCAAACCCGATCATTGCCATCCTCATTTTACCTGTCGGGATTGCGGCCGGACGGTCTGCCTTTATCAGGCTGTTGTGCCTGCTGTCCAGAATCTGCCGGACGGATATCTTGTGCTGCATCGGCAGACTCGTTTGGAGGGCATTTGTCCGGACTGCCGAACGGAGGGATTCGGGGATGAATAGCACCCGCCTGGCCTGGCTTTGCCTGGTGATTCATATCGGTCTTGTGTCCTGCGGACTGATGGCCCTTCATCGCTGGCAGTGCTCCCACGATGTCTGTTCGGCCGGGCCGTCCGACCCTTCCCATCAGAAACATGAAAGCCGCTCCTGCCGGACCTGTCAGATTTTCTTCTGCAATCTGGCTTCCTGTCTGGCGGGAAGCGGCCCGGCTTTCTCCGGAATCCGATTCCTGCAGAATGTTTTCTCCCTTGCAAACGACGGGTTCCTTCTTCAAACGGTTCCGTCCTGTCTGAGCCGGCGCGGTCCGCCGGCCTGATTCCTTCATTTCGCAGGCCTTTTCACAAAACCTGCCGACAGTTCTCACCCCGGCCTTGCCCTCTTTTCGGCGGTCGTCAGTCTGGGACTTTTCGGCAGGGGATTTACAGGTCTTTCTTTTTTATCGGTTTCAAAACGAATCTGGTTCGGCGGATGAGTTACGTATGCGCAAACGAAGCCGGAGCGCCTTTTCGCTGCTTGAACTGCTGGCGGTAATGGCGGTGTTGGCCTTGCTGATTTCTCTGCTTTTACCGGGGCTGCGTGCCGCCCGGATGCTGGCGGGGCGATTGTCCTGCGCTTCGAATCTGCACCAGATTGGAACGGCCGTCATTCTTTACGCGCAGGCCAATCGGGGACGTTTCCCGGAAACGACGCATGGTCAGACGGCGGACAAAAGCTGGATTTACACGCTGGCCGGTTTTCTTCAGGAGGTCGATGCCGTGCGGATTTGTCCGGCGGATGCCAAACGGACGGAGCGTCTGCGTGAGCATCTCAGTTCCTACGTCCTCAATGAGTACGTAGCTGTGGACTATGCGGACCCTTTCGGACGTCCGCTGAAGTCCTACACCAATCTGTATCAGCTCAAACTGGCCTCCAAAACCATGACGGTCTTTGAAATCTCTGACCAGGCCGCCGTCAGCATCACCTCCGATCATACGCACAGTCGGCAGTGGTTTTCAGTACAGGACGGGCGGGCGTGGGACCGCATCTGTCGGGATATTCAGCCCGACCGTCATCGGACCGGCTCTTCATTGCCCGACTATACACGGGGTTCGGCCAATTTTCTGTTTGCAGATGCGCATGTGGAGACGATTTCAGCCGCACAGCTTCATCAAATGGCGCAGGCCGGCATCGATTTTGCCAAACCGCCGGAATAGCGCGTCAGGTTGTTCTGGAATCAGGAAAGGACGGTACATATGAACAGTTATACAGGTCTGATGATTGCCGGATGGCTGAGTCTGGCGGTCCAGGCGGCCGGGACGCACTGTGTGCGGATGGACAGCCCGGTTGTTACGTTTTATTTCGGAGTGGAAACGGCCTTTCCGGACCCCAACCAGATGGAGGTCATCGACGGCTTCCATACGGATTTGAGCACACCGTACCTGTGCGGCGAAGGCCTGTGCAGATGGGATTTCGCCGTTTCGCCGAATGACCTGCCGGGCGGCGGAGCACGCCGAATCCCGCCGCAGCGGGCTCTGCTTTTTGTCAATCCGCTGGCTCGGATGACCATGCCCGCCTCGCCGGCTTTTGCCTTTCTCGGCGCCTCCCCCGGTCAAACCATCTGGGTCCTCCCGCAGAACTATCTGAGCGGCGTGCTCTGGCTGGGGTTCAATTCCGGACAGATGACCGCGGATGTGCTCAGCGGGCTTTGTCTGTGGAATCCGCAGGATGCCGGAAGGGCTGATACGCCCGCCCGCTGGCTTCGGGTCCGGCTGCTGGACGTCCGCAGGCCGCAGGGGAGCCATTTTTCTCTTTGGCAGACCGGCTCCTTCGGACAGCCGCGGGTTTTTTTCTCCACGTATGACGGCGGGATTACCGAGCAGGATGTGTATTATTATCAGGCCGGCGCCCATACTCATCTGAACTGGGGATTCACAAAACCCGGCCTTTACGAAGTCGATTTGCAGCTGAGCACTTTTTATCAGTGCTCCTCGGACTTGACGGCGGATTTGACCGGCGACTGTCGGGTCAATCTCTCGGATGCCGCCGTCATCGCCGCCCATTGGCTGCAAAGCGGCTGTGCAGACCCCAACAGCTGCGGCGGGGCCGATTTGAATCAGTCCGGACGGGTTGAGCCGGCCGACCTTTCTATCCTGGCCGACCAGTGGCTTTTCTGCGGGAGCCCTTTTCCGTCTGAGTGTCTGTAAAAAAACTGTATGTGTAAAAAAACAAAAACCCTACTCACAGAAGAGGAATAAACCATGAAACGTTGGATGAATTGTTTCTTGTATGCAGGAATGATGTTGGTTTTTTCACATGCACACGGAGCCCTTTCGTACACGTCCGGCCATGCCGATATTGGGCTGGGGTTTTACGACGGCGAACTGGAGTTTCATTTTCATGCCGAAAGCGCCTGGATCGGAGGAATCCCCGGCGTATCGGGGGAATTTGAGCCGGATGACATTTTGATTGTTGTGCCGGACCATGCGGCAGTACTCCGGCCTGACGGTTCCGAATGGGGCTTTACCGGCACAGGCGCGGGCATGCCTGTTTGGGTTCTTCCACAGCATCATCATCACGATGAAGGCGACCATGATGAGATTCCCTTCCTCGGATTGGGCACAGAAGAGATTCCGCTGGGAGTATTGCTGAATGACACTGTTACCCTTAGGGCTTCTTCCGTGAACGGCCCGGGACACTTCAGCTTGTGGCAGATGGATGCTTTTGGGATGCCGGTAGTGTACATCTCCACGTTTGACCCGGCATCGGCCAATGAGCTGACTTTGCCGGCGGGTCTGCATGGCTTACAATTGGGGATTTTCGGCTCCGGGCCTGTATGAAATCGAATGGACGGCGGAGGCGCTTTTGGCGGACCAAACCCCTGTTTCCGCTT is part of the Anaerohalosphaeraceae bacterium genome and encodes:
- a CDS encoding helix-turn-helix domain-containing protein; the protein is MSNNKTKNVCKISSFIRRDVFDAIHERYRRHYGLGIETIGTDGRRIRGLCSDSCEPTFCSFIRKNPAARKRCLQERLRSLHMAFETGQPYTALCHAGILFSCIPIMHRETPLGGMLTGKCLSEPFNETIGQDMLKRLAGLRLPAERLFEEARSLPITSGRLLHEAVEFLFILVYETAKLDPHVIEWRRRQTAQQAHIGELIQEHKQAGLERGYPFELEKRLIAKVQLADKSAADDLLNTLLANILYHYPGQVNTLKIRLTELLGILSRAATEAGADPETLLEKNASYISKVIALQSQEEICLWLSVAVRELIDCVRAAGRMNRPERLQQALHFLQQHFRERITLEQIARSAHLSVSRLCHLFQERMQTTAVAYLNELRIRWAKRLLLTTEKTCLEICYESGFENLSYFNRTFKKLTGLTPSRFRKQHRSAASMPMRG
- a CDS encoding uroporphyrinogen decarboxylase family protein — translated: MTTSVLLKEPQRAPSAEGKLLQLVRQAYRQGRRLAAPLVGFPACSWMGVSIKVAQQNYGIHYKCIAAMVEKLRPDAAFMMMDLSVEANALGLPVRFPVHDSSTVEYHPVRTLEDLRPFRPINILQDSRICSYIKTVEMLRTGLPEEVLVGAYVIGPFTLSGLLAGAEQIAADTILDPEKVDALCRFSTGVIQPYARALVHAGADLLCILEPTAAIVGPAEFERFSAAYVRQIIDSVRHTGADTIYHICGNSMHLIEAMARSGVSALSLDSPQIGVNLPLAAQKAGPDVLVIGNINPVAVMQDGTPDQVRTACLELLEQMQDYPNFILSTGCDLPPTVSLENLRAFMETARSWRLNPSKNTK
- a CDS encoding corrinoid protein translates to MADLKALAQAVIDGNPTEAVRLTKQALEEGLSPKTILNEGLIAGMDVVGVRFKANEIYIPQVVIAGRAMKMAMELLEPKLAAAGVDPIGKAVIGTVQGDLHDIGKNLVAMMLKGAGFKVEDLGVDVDPETFVEKAKSTNAQIVGLSALLTTTMTAMDKTIQAIREAGLSCKVMVGGAPVTQNFADKIGADGYAPDAASAVDLAKSLLN
- a CDS encoding Fur family transcriptional regulator, with the translated sequence MMGEHLQKAAQLLEESGLRKTRPRLEILCVLLEADSPLTGEQIFERLSTASVDKATVYRTLLLLLEHDIVHNAYLRDRIRHFELAHHCKPDHCHPHFTCRDCGRTVCLYQAVVPAVQNLPDGYLVLHRQTRLEGICPDCRTEGFGDE
- a CDS encoding prepilin-type N-terminal cleavage/methylation domain-containing protein, which encodes MRKRSRSAFSLLELLAVMAVLALLISLLLPGLRAARMLAGRLSCASNLHQIGTAVILYAQANRGRFPETTHGQTADKSWIYTLAGFLQEVDAVRICPADAKRTERLREHLSSYVLNEYVAVDYADPFGRPLKSYTNLYQLKLASKTMTVFEISDQAAVSITSDHTHSRQWFSVQDGRAWDRICRDIQPDRHRTGSSLPDYTRGSANFLFADAHVETISAAQLHQMAQAGIDFAKPPE
- a CDS encoding choice-of-anchor M domain-containing protein, translating into MNSYTGLMIAGWLSLAVQAAGTHCVRMDSPVVTFYFGVETAFPDPNQMEVIDGFHTDLSTPYLCGEGLCRWDFAVSPNDLPGGGARRIPPQRALLFVNPLARMTMPASPAFAFLGASPGQTIWVLPQNYLSGVLWLGFNSGQMTADVLSGLCLWNPQDAGRADTPARWLRVRLLDVRRPQGSHFSLWQTGSFGQPRVFFSTYDGGITEQDVYYYQAGAHTHLNWGFTKPGLYEVDLQLSTFYQCSSDLTADLTGDCRVNLSDAAVIAAHWLQSGCADPNSCGGADLNQSGRVEPADLSILADQWLFCGSPFPSECL
- a CDS encoding choice-of-anchor M domain-containing protein; this encodes MKRWMNCFLYAGMMLVFSHAHGALSYTSGHADIGLGFYDGELEFHFHAESAWIGGIPGVSGEFEPDDILIVVPDHAAVLRPDGSEWGFTGTGAGMPVWVLPQHHHHDEGDHDEIPFLGLGTEEIPLGVLLNDTVTLRASSVNGPGHFSLWQMDAFGMPVVYISTFDPASANELTLPAGLHGLQLGIFGSGPV
- a CDS encoding TIGR03769 domain-containing protein, with the protein product MAYNWGFSAPGLYEIEWTAEALLADQTPVSASAVFSFRVVPEPISLLLLAVGTLSAVRRR